Below is a genomic region from Acidobacteriota bacterium.
CCATTGTTCCTCGCGTTCGAATTATAAAAAAACCGCAGTTTGCCCAAGTTCCAAGATGCCTGTACTAATGTATTTGTCCCAATGCGAGTTTCGGTCATCTGCAGACGGCTGTTGTAATCCGTTTGGTGATAGATAAATCCTAGTTGTTCCTGGGTCGCTTGTCCGGCTGCGTTGTATTGACGCCCATAAAAATAGGTGTTGTATTCACCAGCCAAACTGCCATCGAAAATGCTACTTCGCCCTCCGGCATAGTATTGAAAATTGACGTAAGCCCCAGACGGATTGGTTTGAAACGTCAGGTGGCTGGCCAGATCGTAGCTACGAGTAACGGTGAAATCTTGCCAGTTATTTGCCGACTTCAGGAAGCGCTGCGTCTGTGATGTCACCCGACCAAGATTGTCGTAGCCGTTGATGACAGTTTGTGAATCGGCCTGGGTTGAATTTTGTAGGTTGACAACATAAGTTTCGACTCGATGCAAACGGCCTTTGCCGTTGCTAATAGTCGCCCCATCGTAAAAACGCCTGATATCCGGATTAATTGTCGTACTTGAATAATCAACCATTGTGTTGCGGTTGAGTCCATCGTAACTGTAAGTAGTCTGAATTCCACGTGCATCAGTGCGTTTGGTTAAGTTGCCGTTTTCGTCATATTCATATTTCATCGTCCACATCGTCCCGGATTCGCCCAGAGGATTGAACACGATGGTCGCATTCTGTTCAGGGTTATTGGCGTAAATCAGTCTCGATAACGAATCGTAATAGAACCTCCTGAACTGAACTGTCGGATCGGGACTGCCTCCGGTTGGGAAACCTCCTTGCCGGACTCGAATGAGATTGCCTAGAACGTCATAAGTGTAATTGGTCTGATAATTTAGGTGTGAATCACCCGCTGTCACGCTTGGGTCTTCGTTGACTTGGATCAACCTTCCAAGTCCGTCAGTGATGCTGCTGCGTGTTTTGCCGGTCTGATCGGCAACAGTGACGGAGTTGGCGTAATAAGTTGAAATGACCGACCCTGTCCAATTTGAATTTGTGCCGGAATTTGGCGGCTGCATTGAAGTTGCAAAAGTTGCGACTTCAGTGACGCGTCCCGCATTGTCTCGCGTTGTGCGCGTCCATCCGTCCGTAGCCGCTGCCGTATCTCGCTTCGGATTGGAAGTCATCGTGATTCGACCCATCTCGAAGTAAAGATTTTGCGTTGAAATTGTGTATGCCCCCGTACCGTCAGCATTGCTTTCGGTCAGAACCGTCCGTCCTAATTCATCCAAACTCACACGACTTTTTAGTTTTTTATCGTCCGTCTGGTTAAGATCGGACTCCGTCACCACCTGCCTCGCCTCGTCATAGTAGGTCGTGTTCACGTGATGATGCTGGTTGGTATAAGTCACGCCATTCGCGTATGAAGTGACCGCTGGGCCGCTGACCACACCGGGTCTGGCGTATGGATCAACAGCACCCAACCGGAGGTTTGTGTAATCAATTGTCGTCGTCTGATTGTTCTGATCAGTCTGGCTGGTAAGCAATCCGGACGCGAAATCATAAACAAGCGTCGTCGTCTGTGTTCCTGTGCTATTGAGCGGATCAACTATAATCCGAGTCGGCGATACGAAAGGTGCCGTGTCGTAATAAAAGGAAGTGACATTCCCTTTGGGATCAGTTGTTGAAGTTTTGTTACCGAAACTATTGTAAGTGGACGTAGTGTTACGCCACGTGCTTGCCTGATCGTCCCAAACGCTGACTTGGGTCAGATTTCCAAACGTTGGAGCCGCTCCGTAACCCTGATTGTCATAGCTGAACCGTGTCTGGCTTGGACCAGTATTCGTGTCTTTGATCGCATTCAAAATCAACGGCGCGCCTGTCGCCAATATCCGTTTGGCGTAGACATTTGCCGAAGTTGATGCTGTCGCCTGATTATGGAACGTATTCGTGGTCGTGCGCAGCAAGGTCGCGCTTGCGGGCACTCCTGTCGGCACCTGTTGCGCGTCGCGCGAAACCAGTGTTGGATCAAACCAGTCGTAGCTCTTTTCTTCCAAAAGATTGCCGTTAAAATCGTACTGAAACGTTTTAGCAGACATCTTGACCGGCTGGCCGCCTTCCATCAGTGACGTGTATTCGGCGTCAACAACCGGATTGAAAGTCACAAAAGTGCCTGCACCCGGAGCAGTGTTCCAACTGCCGGAAAAAGCCATCAGTGTCCAATGTCGCTCTATCCGTACCTTGCCCGAGTTATCGGTGCGGTAAGTTAAGCCCTCTTTACCGCCAAAGCCGGCGGCGATTTGAGTAAACGCCCGATCGTAAGGGTACATTGTCTCTGTAACAACCGAACCATCTGGACTCGTCAACGAACCACCATTAGGAGTAACCGTATACATCCAAGTCCCGAAAAGTGTGCCGTCCAAGTCGCGTTTAATCGTCTTTGTAATCATACTTTCACGTGGGGCATCATCCGGGTTTGTTCCCAGCGCGTGCCAGTCGTCATGATTGTAAGCATAATCAATTCGCGCACCTTGTGGCGTCACAATGCGGCTTAGGGAGCCCCAGCCCATGGAGGCAGTGGTCACAGTTTGATAGCCCGTAGAGCAGTTCGGTCTCCACTGTTGGCTGATCGTCTTAGGCGTATCTGAGTTGTAAGAAAAGGTAAATTGTTTGCGCGCCAAACCTGCTTCGGTCTGAGGGAGGACAATAGAGTTTACAACGGTTAAATACTGATCTAGCAGATTTGAAGCGTCGCCACAGACGGCATCTCCAATTTCATATGTCTTGCCATATACACGAGTCGTGCCAAAATTAATGTCTACCGTTACCCACACGCCGGTTACAGTTTGATACAACATCTGCCCTATTCCCTGCCCACCATTTCCAGCCGGGTTGTAGATATATTTGATTTCGCGGGCGCTCAGTTCATCCTGATAATGAGTAGTTATCACACCGTTGCCATCGGTTTCGCTCCAAATTTTAACCTTGTTGCCATTGTTGTCAGTAATGCGTTGAATACCGCTTGTGAGTTGTTCAACCTTTGTTCCGTCAGGCAGATAAAGTATCCAACTATTTGCGTCACCGGTGAATAGAGAAGGATCTGGATCAATCTTGACCCATAAGTGACTCCCGTCAAAGGAGTAATACCGCATGGCAGCATTAACTGTGTTTGGATTATCCTTGTAGTAGCCTCGCAGATTAGGATGATGGCCCAGATCATCATTGTAGGGCGAATAATCAGTTGGTCTCAGTTCATGTGTCGCACCATCCGGCAAGGTGATCACCACTTTCTTCCAACTATTATTGATCAATAAATCGTATTCCGGATCCTGAGCTTGACTACTTGGACGAATCCAGGAATTGTCAAAATCACTATCCTGAAAACTGATCTCATAACGCGCACCAAGCCGCCATCCGCTTACACCTGATAGCTGTAGGTTGCTGATCGTGTATTTGGAGGCTGGATTTAGAGGATCAGGTTGAATCTCACTCCTGATTGTGTCCCAAGCTTTACTGTTATATA
It encodes:
- a CDS encoding RHS repeat protein codes for the protein MNQIDRMPQFVVADFILASIRLGLISALLMCLNLFGSAQSAAARPERGIAPANSYAVSDIESVSLTNGNLNLSVPLASLPPMSGGKLSWVLRAVYNSKAWDTIRSEIQPDPLNPASKYTISNLQLSGVSGWRLGARYEISFQDSDFDNSWIRPSSQAQDPEYDLLINNSWKKVVITLPDGATHELRPTDYSPYNDDLGHHPNLRGYYKDNPNTVNAAMRYYSFDGSHLWVKIDPDPSLFTGDANSWILYLPDGTKVEQLTSGIQRITDNNGNKVKIWSETDGNGVITTHYQDELSAREIKYIYNPAGNGGQGIGQMLYQTVTGVWVTVDINFGTTRVYGKTYEIGDAVCGDASNLLDQYLTVVNSIVLPQTEAGLARKQFTFSYNSDTPKTISQQWRPNCSTGYQTVTTASMGWGSLSRIVTPQGARIDYAYNHDDWHALGTNPDDAPRESMITKTIKRDLDGTLFGTWMYTVTPNGGSLTSPDGSVVTETMYPYDRAFTQIAAGFGGKEGLTYRTDNSGKVRIERHWTLMAFSGSWNTAPGAGTFVTFNPVVDAEYTSLMEGGQPVKMSAKTFQYDFNGNLLEEKSYDWFDPTLVSRDAQQVPTGVPASATLLRTTTNTFHNQATASTSANVYAKRILATGAPLILNAIKDTNTGPSQTRFSYDNQGYGAAPTFGNLTQVSVWDDQASTWRNTTSTYNSFGNKTSTTDPKGNVTSFYYDTAPFVSPTRIIVDPLNSTGTQTTTLVYDFASGLLTSQTDQNNQTTTIDYTNLRLGAVDPYARPGVVSGPAVTSYANGVTYTNQHHHVNTTYYDEARQVVTESDLNQTDDKKLKSRVSLDELGRTVLTESNADGTGAYTISTQNLYFEMGRITMTSNPKRDTAAATDGWTRTTRDNAGRVTEVATFATSMQPPNSGTNSNWTGSVISTYYANSVTVADQTGKTRSSITDGLGRLIQVNEDPSVTAGDSHLNYQTNYTYDVLGNLIRVRQGGFPTGGSPDPTVQFRRFYYDSLSRLIYANNPEQNATIVFNPLGESGTMWTMKYEYDENGNLTKRTDARGIQTTYSYDGLNRNTMVDYSSTTINPDIRRFYDGATISNGKGRLHRVETYVVNLQNSTQADSQTVINGYDNLGRVTSQTQRFLKSANNWQDFTVTRSYDLASHLTFQTNPSGAYVNFQYYAGGRSSIFDGSLAGEYNTYFYGRQYNAAGQATQEQLGFIYHQTDYNSRLQMTETRIGTNTLVQASWNLGKLRFFYNSNARNNGNPALEGSDNSGNVLRQEHWVPTALAGDGSVTNYAVPMRDDYFYDPINRITQVQGWQQASSGAASVQIYQQSYSYDKFGNRKLDTTQNHTWGAGINGANTTSDQLYDIDKLTNRLAGAVYDSAGNLRADPGVSLKTQDRTYDAENRMTSAKIGTTNSYYVYDGDGQRVRRLLSTGEFWQVYGIDGELLAEYQWNGSTASLKKEYGYRDGQLLVVADPTNTDANKRVQWLIADHLGTPRMVVDKTGSLSGVTRHDYLPFGEELMVGMGNGSIRSTAMGYQADTVRQKFTSKERDPENGLDYFLARYYSNLQGRFTSTDLPFIDQNPDDPQSWNLYGYVRNNPCAHTDPKGRETCYYTQGGSKVGCEGDSRVRITGDKLILTTNKVERVYNLNDLDARFITRSGPTTAADIVVAVGVRSQAMKQGIAVAAIPYAAGAGLAGGGAVLGIGGFGFGTTVTTLGLGGSSGGIIVGLYGTTTVATLETLASSSGPTVEVVTNLTQAPIAGRALSTAIGNGAEALANQAGAMRGTGQLFRAQIPKALLEELKRVGLARQLTTTMGRVTGTEIRFSPEITSFIVRFFK